CAGGTCCGCGGCGGGCCAGTCGGCGACCTCCCGGCGGATCTCGGCGAAGACGCTCCGGCCGACCGGGTCGGCGACCCGCAACCCGGTCACGTCGGCCACCACGGTGCCGGGTCGGTCGCAGAGGCGGGTCAGCAGCGCGGCCCGGACGGTGTCGGCGCCGGCCGCGTCGAGCACTCCGGTGAGCCGGACCACCCCGGACGCCTCGTCGATCTCCACCAGACAACGCGCATCGGTCGGCATGATCGCCCCAGTGTGCTCCCGGGCGACAGAAGTCGCATCCGGCCGCCCGATACCCGTCATCAGCGGGTCAACCGGGATCGGCGGGTGATCGCCGCCATCGTGCCGACCGCTGTGCCGGCGGCGGCGAGGCCGAACGCGGCGGTGATTCGTACCAGCTGTCGACGCCGGCCGTGCCACCCGCCGTTCCGGCGGCCCTCCGCATCGGCGTGGAACACGTTGCCGCTGCTGTCCATCCGCGCGCCGGGGCCGAACTGGGTCCGGTGGGCGTACCAGCCGAGGGTGCGCTCCACGAGCGCCGGTGCGAGCCGCCACTGCAGGCCGAGCAGCCGGGCGGCGCCGCCGGCGTACGCCTCGCGGCGGGGCCGGCGCAGCAGCCGGACGATGGTCTCGGCGACCACCTCCGGCGGGTACACCGGCGGTGGCGGCAGCAGCTCGCGGCCGCTGTGGTTGGCCGCGTGCCGGAAGAACGGGGTGTCCATGGTCGCCGGGAGCACGGTGCAGATGGAGATCTGCCCCCGACCGGTGACCCGCAGTTCCTGCCGGACGGTGTCGGCCAACCCGCGGATGCCGTGCTTGGTGGCGTTGTACGCCGACTGGTACGGCATCGCCACCTCGGCGAGCACCGAGGCGTTGTTGACAAGCACCCCTCCGCCGGCCACGCCGAGGTGCGGCAGTGCGGCCTTGATGCCGTGCACCGCGCCGAGCAGGTTCACCTCCACCACCCGTCGGAACTCGGCGACCGGGATCTCGTCGAAAAGCCCCACGACCCCTACCGCGGCGTTGTTCACCCACGCGTCGATCCGCCCGAACTCGGCCGCAGCCCGATCGGCCAGCCGCTGCACCGACTCCAGGTCGGTCACGTCCGTCGGCACGGCCAGCGCCCGGCCGCCCAGTTCCCGGCAGTGTTGTGCGACCTGCCGCAGCGCCGGCTCACTGCGGGCGGCCAGCACGACGGCGGCGCCCCGGCGGGCCAGCGCGTACGCGGTGGCCGTGCCGATCCCGCTGGAGGCGCCGGTGATCACCACGGTCGAGTCGTCGAGGCTGCGGGTCAGCGGCATTCCTGAGCCGTACCCCCGGTAAGGCCTGGTCATACCAGCGGCCGGTCGTCGATCAGCAGGATCGCCGCGGGGCGGGGCGAGGCTCTCGTGATTGTCGTGGCGCAAGTGTCGGTGGCAGCTGTGGGGAGCTGTTCCGATCTGCCAGGTTTCGGCTCCCGGTCACCCGGTTAATGGGACGCTCTGACCGGGAGGACCACCGCCGAGGAAAGATCGCAGGGAGGTGACCCATGCGCGTCGGCCTCGTCTGCGCGCACACCAGCTCGTACCGGCACGCCGACGGCCCGCCCGTCGGCACCCAACAGCACATCGCGCGGGTCGCCGCCGAGCTGGCCGGTCGAGGCCACGACGTCCGGCTCTACGAGCGCCGGGACGACCCGAAGCTGCCGGTGACGACGGACGTCGACGGCTACCAGGTGCATCGGGTCGCGGCCGGCCCGCCCACCCCGCTGCGCACCGCCGAGCTGATCCCCCACGTGACGGAGTTCGGCCGCTGGCTGACCGACGAGTGGGCCGGCGCCTGGCGGCCCGAGGTGGTGCACGGGCACTACTGGGTCGGCGGCCTGGCCGCCGCGCACGCGGTCCGGGAGACCGACATCCCGGTGGTGCAGACCTTCCACTCGCTCGGCGTCGAGCAGCTGCGCCACCTGGGCGGCCGGTACGACGGGCCGGGGGAGCGGATCCCGCTGGAGCGCGCGCTGACCCGAGCGGTGGACATCGCGGTCGCCCAGTGCAACGACGAGGTGGACGAGCTGACCCGGATGGGCCTGCAACGCAGCTCGGTGGCGATGGTGCCGGCGGGGGTGGACACCGAGCAGTTCCACCCCGACGGTGAGGCGGCGCCCCGCGAGCAGCGGTCACGGATCCTCTCCGTCGGCGGGCTCTCCCCGGGCCACGGCCAGGACGACCTGATCCGGGCGATGCGACTGGTCGGCGACGCCGAGCTGGTGATCGCCGGAGGGCCGATGGCCGACCAGTTGGCCAACCACACCGAGGCGCGCCGGCTGCACGAGCTGGCCGAACAGGTCGGGGTGGCCGACCAGGTACGGCTCGTCGGCGCGGTGCCGCACGACCAGATGGCAACCTGGTACCGGTCGGCGGACGTGGTGGCCTGCACGCCGCACTACTCGTCGGCCGGGCGGGTCTCGCTCGAGGCGATGGCCTGCGGCGTGCCGGTGGTCGGCTACGCGATGGGCGGGCTGGCGGACGCCGTCGTCGACGAGGTCACCGGCCGGCTGGTGCCGCCCGGCGACGTACGGACCCTCGGGGTCTCGCTGCGCCGGCTGCTCGCGGACAACGCCGGGCGGTTCGCGTACGGCCACGCCGCGGTGGACCGGGTCCGGAGCAGCTACACGTGGGAACGCACCGCTGGCGCGCTGGAGCGTCTCTACGAGCGGGTGGTGAGCCGCCGCAAACCGGTCGAGGCCTGAGCGCCGCGCCGGACGCCGGGTGTGTGCTGGTCAGCCGGGCTGGCCGACGCCCACCATGGCTCGGTCGCGGCGGCGCGCCTTCGCGTGGTGGTGCTGCGGCTCCGCGTACCGCGTCAGCCCGATCACCGACGCGAGGGTGACCAGGAAGCCGACCGCGGCCAGCCACTCCCGACCCGGCCAGATCTTGTCGTTGAGCAGCAGGAGGCCGACGATCGCCGCCGGCACCGCCCCGGCGGCGTCCATCGCGGCGACCGCGGCGGTGGTGGAGCCGCGCTGCATCGCCAGGCCGAGCAGTAGCTGACCGACGATCGAGTGGACGATGAGCAGGTAGAGCAGCGGGTCGGCGAGGAACGCCTCGGCGGACGGCGCGGAGGCCAGTGGCCGGGCGGCCACCGCGGCCGAGGAGAACGCCAGCCCGGCCAGCGAGCCGAGGGCCACCGAACCGGGCGCCCCGTGCAGCCGGACGGCGAAGAAGCCGAGCACCGCGATCACGCCGAGCGCCACCAGCAGGGCGACCGAGCCGGCGGTGCCGAGCTGCCGGGACGGCGCCGGCCGGGCGGCCAGCACCAGCGCGGTGATCCCGGCGAAGAGCAGGGCCAGCAGCGCCACCTCGGCCACCGGTAACCGCCACTTCAACACCAGCACGCCGAGGATGGCGGTCACCCCGAGCCCGGCGGCCACGCTCGCCTGGACCAGGAACAGCGGCAGGTCACGCCGGGCCACGAAGGCGAGTACGAAGCCGCCGATCTGGCAGCTCAATCCGACCAGATACGTCCGGTGCCCGGCCAACCGCAGCAGCAGGCCCGGATCGAAGGTGTGGTGCACCGTGGTGCGGGCCGCGGCCACCGACTGAAGCAGGTTGGCGACGCCGTACGCGACGATCATCGCCGCGAGAAAGCACCAGCCGGAGGAGACCACCTGGCGAGGATAGAGGCTGCCGGGGGTCAGCGCGCGGCTGGTCGATCGAGCCGGGCGAGGATGTCGGCGTGCAGCACACCGTTGGTGGCCACCAGGCTGCTCTCGGTGCCCGGCGCGCCGGCCGGAGCCGGTCGACCGTCCAGATCCGTGACCGTGCCACCCGCCTCGGTGATGATGGGCACCAGCGCCGCCATGTCCCACAGCGACAGTTCCGGCTCGACCATCACGTCCAGTGCGCCCTCGGCCAACAGCATGTAGCCGTAGAAGTCACCGTACGCCCGGCTGCGCCAACTGGACCGCATCAGGTCGAGCATCGCGTCGAGCCGCCCGGCGCGCTCCCAGCCGGTCAGTGACGAGTAGCAGAAGCTGGCGTCGCCGAGCCGCCGCACGGCGGAGACCCCGATCGGCTCGCCGGCGGCGGGGCCCGGCCCGGCGTACGCGCCCGCGCCGAGGCTCGCCCACCAGCGTCGGCCCAGCGCCGGAGCGGACACCACGCCGACCACCGGCCGGTCCGCGTCGAAGAGCGCGATCAGGGTGGCCCAGATCGGCACACCGCGGACGAAGTTCTTGGTGCCGTCGATCGGGTCGATGATCCAGCGCCGACCGTCCGGGGCGCTGGCCGGCTGGTCGCCGTACTCCTCGCCGAGCAGCCCGTCGGCCGGCCGGTGCTCGGCCAGCAGCGCCCGGATCTTCCGCTCCACGGCGGTGTCCGCGTCGGAGACCGGGGTCAGATCGGGCTTCGCCTCGACCCGTAGGTCGAGCGCGCGGAACCGGGCCGTGGAGATGGCGTCGGCCCGGTCGGCGAGCAGGTGGGCGAGGTCGAGGTCATCGGCGTACCCGGTCATGCCGGCAACCTAGCCGACGTCCGGCGGCTCACTCGTCCGGGCCGCGCCGGTCACCCTCGCCGGGACCGCGCTGGTCGATCTCGCCCCGCTGGTCACCCTCGCCGGCACGGGAGGCGAGCAACCGGCGGTACGAGGCCAGCCGGCGCGGATCGGCCTTGCCGGCGGCGACCCAGGCGTCCAGCCCGCAGTCGGCCTCCTCGGCCGTGTGCGGACAGTTGGGCGGGCAGTCGACGGTCCCCTCGACCAGGTCGGGAAAGCCGTGCAGCAGGCTGTCGGCGGAGACGTGGGCGAGCCCGAAGCTGCGGATCCCCGGGGTGTCGATGATCCACCCCGGGTCGGTGTCGATGCCGTGTATCGGGGGCAGTCGCAGGGCCACCGCGCTGGTGGAGGTGTGCCGGCCACGACCGATCGCGCTGACCACGCCGACCGCTCGGGCGGCCTCCGGCACCAGCCGGTTGACCAGCGTCGACTTGCCCACCCCGGAGTGCCCCACCAGCACCGACACCCGCCCGGCGAGCAGCGCGCGCAGGGCGTCCAGGTCGGAGTCGGGGCGGTTGAGCACGTACGGCAGCTCCAGCTCGGTGTAGTAGCCCAGCACCTCCTCCGGGCCGGCCAGATCGGCCTTGGTGAGGCAGAGCAGAGGCTCGACGTCCGCGTCGTACGCGGCCACCAGGCAACGGTCGATGAACCCGGTGCGCGGCGGCGGGTCGGCCAGCGCGCTGACGATCACCATCTGGTCGGCGTTGGCCACCACCACCCGCTCCAGCCGGCCCTCGGCGGTGGTCTCGTCGTCGTCGGCGGTGCGGCGCAGCACCGAGCGGCGTTCGGTGATCCGGACGATGCGGGCGAGGGCGCCCTCCGCGCCGGAGGTGTCCCCGACGAGGTTGACCCGGTCGCCCACCACCACCGACTTGCGACCCAGCTCACGTGCCCGCATCGCGGTGACCGTGGGCAGTTCGGCACCGACGACGCCGTGCTCGGCCCCGGCCAGCACGCAGGTGTAGCGCCCCCGGTCGACGGCGATGACGAAGCCGTCCACCGCGTCGGCGTGCCGGGGTCGGGTGCGCGTACGCGGGCGCGAGGACTTCCCGGGTCGAACCCGTACGTCGTCCTCGTCGTACTCCCGCCGTCTGGTCGCCAGGACCTGTCCTCTTCTCGCGTCAGCTCTTGCCGGTCACCATCGCTGACCATAGTGCCGGGAACTCGGGCATGGTCTTGGAGGTACACCCGACGTCGTCGACCTCGATGCCCGGCACGGCCAGCCCGGCCACCGCGGCGGCGTGTGCCATCCGGTGGTCGTGGTAGGTGTGGAACACACCGCCGCGCAGCGGTCGGGGCCGGATCTCCAGCCCGTCCGGCGTTTCGGTGATATCGGCGCCGAGTGCGGCGAACTCCCGCGCCAGCGCCGTCAGCCGGTCGGTCTCGTGGCCGCGGATGTGCCCGATGCCGGTGAAGAACGACGGCGAGTCGGCCAG
Above is a window of Micromonospora coriariae DNA encoding:
- a CDS encoding SDR family oxidoreductase; this encodes MPLTRSLDDSTVVITGASSGIGTATAYALARRGAAVVLAARSEPALRQVAQHCRELGGRALAVPTDVTDLESVQRLADRAAAEFGRIDAWVNNAAVGVVGLFDEIPVAEFRRVVEVNLLGAVHGIKAALPHLGVAGGGVLVNNASVLAEVAMPYQSAYNATKHGIRGLADTVRQELRVTGRGQISICTVLPATMDTPFFRHAANHSGRELLPPPPVYPPEVVAETIVRLLRRPRREAYAGGAARLLGLQWRLAPALVERTLGWYAHRTQFGPGARMDSSGNVFHADAEGRRNGGWHGRRRQLVRITAAFGLAAAGTAVGTMAAITRRSRLTR
- a CDS encoding glycosyltransferase — encoded protein: MRVGLVCAHTSSYRHADGPPVGTQQHIARVAAELAGRGHDVRLYERRDDPKLPVTTDVDGYQVHRVAAGPPTPLRTAELIPHVTEFGRWLTDEWAGAWRPEVVHGHYWVGGLAAAHAVRETDIPVVQTFHSLGVEQLRHLGGRYDGPGERIPLERALTRAVDIAVAQCNDEVDELTRMGLQRSSVAMVPAGVDTEQFHPDGEAAPREQRSRILSVGGLSPGHGQDDLIRAMRLVGDAELVIAGGPMADQLANHTEARRLHELAEQVGVADQVRLVGAVPHDQMATWYRSADVVACTPHYSSAGRVSLEAMACGVPVVGYAMGGLADAVVDEVTGRLVPPGDVRTLGVSLRRLLADNAGRFAYGHAAVDRVRSSYTWERTAGALERLYERVVSRRKPVEA
- the hisN gene encoding histidinol-phosphatase — its product is MTGYADDLDLAHLLADRADAISTARFRALDLRVEAKPDLTPVSDADTAVERKIRALLAEHRPADGLLGEEYGDQPASAPDGRRWIIDPIDGTKNFVRGVPIWATLIALFDADRPVVGVVSAPALGRRWWASLGAGAYAGPGPAAGEPIGVSAVRRLGDASFCYSSLTGWERAGRLDAMLDLMRSSWRSRAYGDFYGYMLLAEGALDVMVEPELSLWDMAALVPIITEAGGTVTDLDGRPAPAGAPGTESSLVATNGVLHADILARLDRPAAR
- the rsgA gene encoding ribosome small subunit-dependent GTPase A, coding for MDGFVIAVDRGRYTCVLAGAEHGVVGAELPTVTAMRARELGRKSVVVGDRVNLVGDTSGAEGALARIVRITERRSVLRRTADDDETTAEGRLERVVVANADQMVIVSALADPPPRTGFIDRCLVAAYDADVEPLLCLTKADLAGPEEVLGYYTELELPYVLNRPDSDLDALRALLAGRVSVLVGHSGVGKSTLVNRLVPEAARAVGVVSAIGRGRHTSTSAVALRLPPIHGIDTDPGWIIDTPGIRSFGLAHVSADSLLHGFPDLVEGTVDCPPNCPHTAEEADCGLDAWVAAGKADPRRLASYRRLLASRAGEGDQRGEIDQRGPGEGDRRGPDE